Proteins encoded in a region of the Streptomyces sp. NBC_01298 genome:
- a CDS encoding DUF4132 domain-containing protein, whose amino-acid sequence MGWVPAGDYEVALDDGKVVCRNAAGRRLKTVPGKLADDPAVVGLRQLVEWLDRHERQCVADVERWMVRSLPVPVAVIARVWQDTAWRSALYDLVVTGEDGEVAGFLRDADPVRGLGLVDLDGDTVRISPELVRIPHPVLLADLEELREFAVELTVDQRVQQLFREVWHRPADLDPETASVDDYAGGAFKELRFLHGRTTQLGYRARGGQAVCPVVEDGATVEARIWIGDYDSYERTETGSLTWTDAAGRALTAGQVGPVAWSEGMRMAAALYAGRDIEDEEQAA is encoded by the coding sequence ATGGGGTGGGTTCCGGCCGGCGACTACGAAGTCGCCCTCGACGACGGGAAAGTGGTCTGCCGCAACGCGGCGGGTCGCCGGCTGAAGACGGTCCCGGGGAAACTCGCGGACGACCCGGCCGTGGTCGGACTGCGCCAGCTGGTGGAGTGGCTGGATCGGCACGAACGCCAGTGCGTCGCCGACGTGGAGCGCTGGATGGTGCGCTCGCTGCCCGTCCCCGTCGCGGTCATCGCCCGGGTGTGGCAGGACACGGCCTGGCGTTCCGCGCTGTACGACCTCGTCGTCACGGGTGAGGACGGCGAAGTCGCCGGATTCCTGCGCGACGCCGACCCCGTACGGGGCCTCGGTCTGGTCGACCTGGACGGCGACACGGTGCGCATCAGCCCCGAGCTGGTCCGCATCCCGCACCCGGTTCTGCTCGCGGACTTGGAAGAACTGCGCGAGTTCGCGGTCGAACTCACCGTGGACCAGCGGGTGCAGCAGCTCTTCCGCGAGGTCTGGCACCGCCCGGCGGACCTGGACCCGGAGACCGCCTCGGTTGACGACTACGCGGGCGGCGCCTTCAAGGAACTGCGGTTCCTGCACGGGCGTACCACCCAGCTCGGCTACCGGGCCCGCGGCGGCCAGGCGGTCTGCCCGGTCGTGGAGGACGGCGCGACGGTCGAGGCGCGCATCTGGATCGGCGACTACGACAGCTACGAGCGGACCGAGACGGGCTCGCTGACCTGGACCGACGCCGCCGGCCGGGCCCTGACCGCCGGTCAGGTCGGCCCGGTCGCCTGGTCGGAAGGCATGCGCATGGCGGCGGCCCTGTACGCGGGACGCGACATCGAGGACGAGGAGCAGGCGGCATGA